A window of Oncorhynchus keta strain PuntledgeMale-10-30-2019 chromosome 27, Oket_V2, whole genome shotgun sequence contains these coding sequences:
- the si:ch211-251b21.1 gene encoding probable glutamate receptor, whose translation MKALIGLVVCAVALLSGCCTAGPAALSITAILQEPFTMTQGSELEGYCIDLLAEIAKKLGFKYEVHLVKDGKYGRQDESGNWHGMIGEVVRGEADLAVAPLTLTATRELSVEMSTPFMQTGVGFILSKDLGSEESHFVSFLFPFSTEMWVGVLMAFLVTGLCIYLVARISPCEWADPEIDEHSFTLLHSFWYITGALTLQGAGPHPKSLSGRIISAIWWVFAVVLLACYFSNFNTMLRSDTKHVSVVNFDELARQDVIDYGTVEGGSTFNFFKNSNNPTYRSIFQHMERKKSCVRSVEEGNRRAQEGNYAFIGEAASLDIAVARYCNLIRSSELIAMRGYSIAAPLGSPMMKNITVAILQLSESGELAYLQSKWWANSCMPEGGQAPQALQAHLLRGLFMLLALGCGLGLLIALLELASKARDQAKDQKKSYCSVLSAELSQRFRSGRANAGTETSEKSKA comes from the exons ATGAAAGCGTTGATTGGATTGGTCGTGTGTGCCGTGGCACTGCTATCTGGGTGTTGCACTGCtg GGCCTGCAGCGTTATCCATCACCGCTATATTG CAAGAGCCATTCACCATGACCCAAGGGTCTGAGCTGGAGGGGTACTGCATTGACCTGCTTGCGGAGATCGCCAAGAAGTTGGGCTTCAAGTACGAAGTGCACCTGGTAAAGGATGGAAAATACGGGCGACAGGACGAGAGCGGAAACTGGCACGGGATGATCGGGGAGGTGGTCCGAGGG GAGGCCGACCTGGCGGTCGCCCCTCTGACACTCACAGCAACCAGGGAGCTGTCGGTGGAGATGAGCACTCCCTTCATGCAGACCGGTGTTGGTTTCATCCTGAGCAAGGACCTGGGCTCCGAGGAGAGCCACTTCGTCAGcttcctcttccccttctccacGGAGATGTGGGTGGGTGTCCTCATGGCCTTCCTGGTGACTGGCCTCTGCATTTATCTGGTGGCCAG GATAAGCCCCTGTGAGTGGGCGGATCCCGAGATAGACGAACACAGCTTCACCCTCCTGCACAGCTTCTGGTACATCACCGGAGCCCTGACACTGCAAG GTGCTGGCCCACACCCTAAAAGCCTGTCTGGCCGCATTATCAGCGCCATCTGGTGGGTGTTTGCGGTGGTGCTCCTGGCCTGCTACTTCAGCAACTTCAACACCATGCTACGCTCGGACACCAAACACGTCTCGGTGGTGAACTTCGATGAGCTGGCCAGACAGGACGTCATTGACTATGGAACAGTGGAAGGCGGCTCCACGTTCAATTTCTTCAAA AACTCCAACAACCCCACCTACCGAAGCATCTTCCAGCACATGGAGAGGAAGAAGAGTTGTGTGCGTTCTGTGGAAGAGGGCAATCGACGTGCCCAGGAAGGCAACTACGCCTTCATTGGCGAGGCAGCGTCTCTGGACATAGCTGTGGCTCGCTACTGCAACCTGATCCGGAGCAGTGAACTCATTGCCATGAGAGGGTACAGCATTGCAGCACCCCTAG GCTCCCCTATGATGAAGAACATAACGGTGGCCATACTGCAGCTGAGTGAGTCTGGGGAATTGGCGTACCTGCAGAGTAAGTGGTGGGCCAATAGCTGTATGCCAGAGGGGGGCCAAGCCCCACAGGCCCTCCAGGCCCACCTCCTGAGGGGCCTCTTCATGCTGCTGGCCCTGGGGTGTGGCCTGGGCCTCCTCATTGCCCTCCTGGAGCTTGCCTCCAAGGCCCGCGACCAAGCCAAGGACCAGAAG AAATCCTACTGCTCAGTATTGTCAGCAGAGCTGAGTCAACGTTTCAGATCGGGCAGGGCGAATGCAGGCACAGAGACGTCAGAGAAGAGCAAAGCGTAA